A window from Roseburia sp. 499 encodes these proteins:
- the pflA gene encoding pyruvate formate-lyase-activating protein — MTKGIIHSTESFGSVDGPGVRFIVFLQGCHMRCQFCHNPDTWESISASSFEATPEDILAQAMRYRSYWKNNGGITVSGGEPLLQIDFLTEFFRLAKKEGIHTTLDTSGNPFTRKQPFFDKFEKLMEYTDLILLDIKHIDAAEHKKLTGCENENILDLARYLSEIGKPVWIRHVLVPGRNDSDEYLTRLDEFLKGLSNIKRVEILPYHTFGVPKWKMLGIPYSLSAVAPPSKELVVHANELLHTTEYTGYLQ; from the coding sequence ATGACAAAAGGGATAATTCATTCCACGGAAAGCTTCGGCTCCGTGGATGGTCCCGGTGTCCGATTCATTGTGTTTTTGCAGGGCTGTCACATGCGTTGTCAGTTCTGCCACAATCCGGATACTTGGGAATCCATTTCTGCTTCTTCCTTCGAAGCAACACCGGAAGATATCCTTGCTCAAGCTATGCGTTACCGTAGTTATTGGAAAAATAATGGTGGAATTACTGTCAGTGGTGGAGAACCTTTATTGCAGATTGACTTTTTAACTGAATTCTTCCGCCTTGCCAAAAAAGAAGGAATTCATACTACACTAGATACCTCTGGTAATCCTTTTACCAGAAAACAACCTTTCTTCGATAAATTTGAAAAACTAATGGAATACACGGATTTGATCTTGCTAGATATTAAACATATTGATGCGGCAGAACATAAAAAACTGACCGGATGTGAAAATGAAAATATTTTGGACCTTGCCCGTTATCTCTCGGAAATAGGAAAACCCGTCTGGATTCGACATGTACTTGTTCCAGGACGAAATGATTCAGATGAATATTTAACTAGGCTGGATGAATTTCTTAAAGGCCTCAGCAATATAAAACGTGTAGAAATTCTACCCTACCACACCTTTGGCGTTCCAAAATGGAAAATGCTCGGCATTCCATATTCATTGTCTGCCGTAGCTCCCCCCTCCAAAGAACTGGTAGTTCATGCCAATGAATTATTACACACTACAGAATACACAGGTTATTTACAATAG